One genomic segment of Cololabis saira isolate AMF1-May2022 chromosome 22, fColSai1.1, whole genome shotgun sequence includes these proteins:
- the LOC133423143 gene encoding GTPase IMAP family member 7-like: MVPGVNIVLLGMTGTGKSASANAILGRDRFPSRASSMPVTTEVQRAETEVKGICMQVIDTPDMFDEDMQPSLRAKLVEDCKRVCGSGSCVYLLVMHVSRFTDGERDILTKMERAFGRHVSERTVVLFTRGEDLRRAGLSLDDFLRSSHPGLQKIVQKCGNRCVLFEKSRSNQSQVEELLETVSGMMKRERVSTNSEEGKMGWWPGLITRLIDLIGGEPWPADAGNFTPRSSQMEKPCGLAL, from the exons ATGGTACCAG GCGTCAACATCGTCCTCCTGGGGATGACCGGCACCGGAAAGAGCGCCAGTGCAAATGCCATTCTGGGAAGGGACCGGTTCCCGTCCAGGGCCAGCTCGATGCCGGTCACCACGGAGGTGCAGAGGGCAGAAACGGAGGTGAAGGGCATCTGCATGCAGGTCATCGACACTCCAGACATGTTCGACGAGGACATGCAACCATCACTTAGGGCCAAACTGGTGGAGGACTGCAAACGGGTTTGCGGGTCGGGGTCGTGCGTGTACTTGCTCGTGATGCACGTCAGCAGATTCACGGACGGCGAGAGAGACATTCTGACAAAGATGGAGAGGGCTTTTGGCCGCCACGTGAGCGAGCGGACCGTCGTCCTGTTCACCCGCGGAGAAGACCTGCGCCGCGCGGGCTTGAGCTTGGACGACTTCCTGCGCTCCAGCCATCCCGGTCTGCAGAAAATAGTCCAAAAGTGTGGCAACAGATGTGTCCTGTTTGAGAAGAGCAGGTCAAACCAAAGTCAAGTGGAAGAGCTGCTGGAGACGGTGAGCGGGATGATGAAGAGGGAGAGGGTCAGCACTAATTCAGAGGAAGGGAAGATGGGATGGTGGCCCGGCCTTATTACGCGTCTGATAGATTTAATCGGAGGGGAACCTTGGCCTGCTGACGCAGGGAACTTTACCCCAAGGTCCTCCCAGATGGAAAAGCCCTGCGGTTTGGCTTTGTGA